The DNA region GTTCCGGTAGCAAAGACCGGCCCTACGGCTACATAATCCGCGCTGCTCGCGTCGGCCCGCTGTACTTGTTCATCATTGTGCGTAGAAACCCCCACCCATCGCTGCGCACCCACCACACGCCGCGCATCTTCGGGCAGTAAGTCTCCCTGCCCCACATGCACGCCATCCCAACTGGCAAGTACGGCAAGGTCAGCTCGATCATTGAGAATCAGCCTGCATGCGGCCCCTGCGAATGCTTCGCGAATTGCAGCAGCATTCTGCAGGACCGACTGCGGAGACCCAGCTTTATCCCGATATTGAAGCAACTCCACACCGGCTTCCTTCAACTGGTTGGCAGCCCATCGGAGATCATGCCCACGGGCCGCCAACAGCCCCGCATCCAGAATTGGATATAACTTTGGCAGGCCCACCACTACTCCGCCTTGATGTCCTTCTGTCGCTCGAAGAACCGCTCCATAAACTTCGTATCGAACTTGCCCGAACGGAACTCCGCATCGGCAAAGATCTTCTGATGCATCGGAATCGTTGTATGGATTCCCTGCACCACAAACTGCGAGAGAGCGCGCTGCATCTTGTTCATGGCCTCTTCGCGGTCCTTGCCGTGGCAGATCAGCTTCGCAATTAGCGAGTCATAATAAGGGGGCACCACACCCTCGGCATACTGCGCCGTATCCACGCGGACGCCGTTACCGCCGGGGAGGTTGAATGCCGTGATCTTGCCCGCGCTGGGTGTGAATTTTTCCGGATGCTCCGCATTGATGCGGCACTCAATCGCATGACCGCGAATCGCCACCGGCTCCGTAATAATCGAGTTCAGCTTTTCGCCCGCGGCGATTCGTAACTGCGCCTTGACGAGATCGATTCCTGTAACCATTTCTGTTACACAATGCTCGACCTGAATGCGGGTATTCATCTCGATGAAGTAGATTTTTCCATCTTCATCCATCAAAAATTCAATCGTCCCGGCGTTCCAGTAGCCGATATTTTCCAGCGACTTCCTGATCGTCTTGCCCAGTTCCTCGCGCAGCTTGGGAGTTACCATCAGGCTCGGCGCCTCTTCGATCAGCTTCTGGTGCCGTCGCTGGATCGAGCACTCACGCTCGCCCAGGCTCATCACGTTTCCATGCTCATCGGCGAGCACCTGGAACTCGATATGCCGTGGCTGCTCGATGAACTTCTCCATGTAGAGGTCGCCGTTGCCAAACGCATTCGCCGCTTCAATCGAAGCCTGCTGATACAGTCCCGGCAGCTCATCCTTGTTGCGGCAGATGCGCATTCCGCGGCCGCCGCCACCGGCGACTGCCTTCAAAATTACTGGATAGCCAACGCTGCGCGCCCACTCCAGCGCCTCGCCTTCACTGGCGATGATGCCGTCCGACCCGGGCAGAATCGGCACCTTCGCCTTCTTCATCGTTTGCCGTGCTGTGGACTTCTCGCCCATCATCCGCGTTACTTCCGGCGGAGGCCCGATGAACTTGATATTGGAGGCCCGACAAACCTCGGCGAAGTTCGCATTCTCGCTTAACAGACCATAGCCAGGATGGATCGCATCTACATCTGCAATCTCCGCCGCCGAGATGACCGCCGGCACATTCAGATAGCTCTCCGACGAACGCGGTGGCCCGATGCAGATGGCCTCATCGGCAAACCGCACGTGCAGGCTGTTACGGTCCGCCTCGCTATACACCGCGACCGTGCGGATTCCCATCTCCTTGCACGCGTTGATCACCCGCAGCGCAATCTCCCCGCGATTTGCAATCAATACCTTACGAAACATGCGTTACCTGTTCTCTTCCCTTTAGATCAATTTACTTGTCATCCGGAATGCCGAATCCGCCGCGAAGCGTTTCACCTCGCCTGCCACCCGTCAAATCGCTAACGGGCTTTGATCGCAAACAGCGGTTGCCCGTACTCTACTGGCTGCCCACTTATGGCAATTCGCTTGACTACTTCGCCCGCGACGTCTGACTCGATCTCATTCATCAGCTTCATCGCCTCAACGATGCAGAGCACCTGGCCAACTTCCACTTGGTCGCCAACGTTCACAAACGACGGAGTGCCGGGCGAGGGCGACTCGTAGAACGTCCCCACAATCGGCGACTTCACCTCATGCAGAGTCTCCGCTGGAGCAGCGGCAGGAGCGCTCTCCACAACTACGGCAGGGACCGCGGCAACTGGCGCCGAAGCCGCTGCAGGAGCCGAAGCCATCAGCCTACTCAGATGCGCGAGATCGACACCCCCCGCCGCAGCCTGAGGCTCGCCCGCGAACTTGATGCGGACCTTCAGATCATCTTGTTCCATGTCGAACTCGGCGATCTCGTTCGCCTTCAAAAATTCGACCAGTTCGCGAAGCTCTTGCAACTTGTTAACGTCCATCCATATCTCCTGTGCCTGTTGCGGCACTCTAGTCATTACAACTCAATCCAGGCCTTCACGCTTGGCGTCAGAACTTCGCCTCCCGTCGCGGTGACGAGAACCATGTCCTCGATCCGCACGCCGAACCGGCCTGGCATATACACTCCGGGCTCGATCGTGACGATCATTCCCGGAGCCAGAACCTGCGTCTGCTTCGCCGCAAGCCTTGGACCTTCGTGAATCTCCAACCCAACGCCGTGCCCGGTCGAATGGCTGAAATACTTATCCATCCCCGCCGTCCGCAGCACGCTTCGCGCCGCTTCATCGACCTCGGCACAGGTCACGCCCGGAGCCACCTTTGCGACTCCGGCCTCCTGCGCTTCCAGAACCGCATCATACACTTCCCGCTCGTCCGGCTGCGCCTTGCCCATGTGGACGGTGCGCGTCATGTCGCTGCAATAGCCATCGACGACGACGCCAAAGTCCAAAGTTACGAAGCCTCTCTTTGGCAGCTTCGCCTGAGTTGCGCGCCCATGCGGCAGCGCGCTCCGCTCTCCGCTGGCGACGATTGTCTCAAACGACATCGCCTCCGCTCCAGCCAGCCGCGCGGCATGTTCGAGTTCTGCCGCCACTGCGACCTCAGTCAGCCCCAATTGCATGAAACTAAGCATCCCGTCGAACAATTGGCAACCCAGCAGAGCGGCCTTACGCATGGTCGCAACCTCTTCCGCGTCCTTCACCTCACGCAGACCGGCAACCAGTGGCTCAACTGCCTGAAACAGCCCCCGGCGCACCTTCGTCGAGACTGACTTCCGCATCCCTTCGAGTGCAGCGACCGTCGTCTGTGCAGCATCGAAGCCGCAGCGCTGAATGCCGGCGGCCTCCATCCATTCACAGGCAGCCGTCACCACCGGCTTCTTCGCGATTACCACGCGGCTTCCCGCTGCCTCAGCCTTCGCCTGGGCTGTATAGCGTCCATCCGTAAACAGAACGGCGCGGCCGCCAGCCAGCACTAAAGCGGCATTCGACCCCGTAAACCCGCACAGATAGCGGACATCCGGCAGATGCGTCACCAGCAGGCAATCCACTCCGGCGGCCTTCGCCCGAGCCACCGCTCTCTTCTTCCGCAAACTTAAACTCATCCCCATGATTCTACCGAACTTGTGCGGCAAAGCTGGCTCAACATGTACACAAC from Edaphobacter paludis includes:
- the thiE gene encoding thiamine phosphate synthase, coding for MGLPKLYPILDAGLLAARGHDLRWAANQLKEAGVELLQYRDKAGSPQSVLQNAAAIREAFAGAACRLILNDRADLAVLASWDGVHVGQGDLLPEDARRVVGAQRWVGVSTHNDEQVQRADASSADYVAVGPVFATGTKLDAEPVIGLDGLRRARVLTTKPIVAIGGITRANARSVIEAGADSVAVISALFVEGESVEKVVRDFLEILG
- the accC gene encoding acetyl-CoA carboxylase biotin carboxylase subunit, encoding MFRKVLIANRGEIALRVINACKEMGIRTVAVYSEADRNSLHVRFADEAICIGPPRSSESYLNVPAVISAAEIADVDAIHPGYGLLSENANFAEVCRASNIKFIGPPPEVTRMMGEKSTARQTMKKAKVPILPGSDGIIASEGEALEWARSVGYPVILKAVAGGGGRGMRICRNKDELPGLYQQASIEAANAFGNGDLYMEKFIEQPRHIEFQVLADEHGNVMSLGERECSIQRRHQKLIEEAPSLMVTPKLREELGKTIRKSLENIGYWNAGTIEFLMDEDGKIYFIEMNTRIQVEHCVTEMVTGIDLVKAQLRIAAGEKLNSIITEPVAIRGHAIECRINAEHPEKFTPSAGKITAFNLPGGNGVRVDTAQYAEGVVPPYYDSLIAKLICHGKDREEAMNKMQRALSQFVVQGIHTTIPMHQKIFADAEFRSGKFDTKFMERFFERQKDIKAE
- a CDS encoding Xaa-Pro peptidase family protein; the encoded protein is MSLSLRKKRAVARAKAAGVDCLLVTHLPDVRYLCGFTGSNAALVLAGGRAVLFTDGRYTAQAKAEAAGSRVVIAKKPVVTAACEWMEAAGIQRCGFDAAQTTVAALEGMRKSVSTKVRRGLFQAVEPLVAGLREVKDAEEVATMRKAALLGCQLFDGMLSFMQLGLTEVAVAAELEHAARLAGAEAMSFETIVASGERSALPHGRATQAKLPKRGFVTLDFGVVVDGYCSDMTRTVHMGKAQPDEREVYDAVLEAQEAGVAKVAPGVTCAEVDEAARSVLRTAGMDKYFSHSTGHGVGLEIHEGPRLAAKQTQVLAPGMIVTIEPGVYMPGRFGVRIEDMVLVTATGGEVLTPSVKAWIEL
- the accB gene encoding acetyl-CoA carboxylase biotin carboxyl carrier protein, whose protein sequence is MDVNKLQELRELVEFLKANEIAEFDMEQDDLKVRIKFAGEPQAAAGGVDLAHLSRLMASAPAAASAPVAAVPAVVVESAPAAAPAETLHEVKSPIVGTFYESPSPGTPSFVNVGDQVEVGQVLCIVEAMKLMNEIESDVAGEVVKRIAISGQPVEYGQPLFAIKAR